A stretch of Deinococcus cellulosilyticus NBRC 106333 = KACC 11606 DNA encodes these proteins:
- a CDS encoding acetylxylan esterase yields MAFFDLPVTELERYLPDRTERPDFDAFWQTTLAEARSFPLNATFTPYPTPFETLEFFDVTYRGYGGHPIKGWFVLPKNRSAEKLPCVVEYIGYGGGRGIPAHWMHYASAGYAHLIMDTRGQGSSWRTGDTPDPEGTSPHIPGFMTQGIDRPETYYYRRVYTDAVRAVEAARSHPQVDPERIAVLGGSQGGGITIAVAGLDPTVNAVLPDVPFLCHFERAVTMVDSYPYQEITNYLKIHRRKIDTVFHTLSYFDGMNLAARAKAPSLFSVALMDSICPPSTVYAAFNHYAGEKTIQVWPFNHHEGGDMDQTMLRLDFLHKTLR; encoded by the coding sequence ATGGCTTTCTTTGATCTTCCTGTGACCGAGCTGGAACGCTACCTCCCTGACCGCACCGAACGCCCTGATTTTGATGCCTTCTGGCAAACCACCCTTGCAGAGGCCCGCAGCTTTCCACTGAATGCCACCTTCACCCCGTATCCCACCCCCTTTGAGACCCTGGAGTTCTTCGATGTGACCTACAGGGGTTACGGCGGCCACCCCATCAAAGGCTGGTTTGTGCTGCCAAAAAACCGTTCGGCAGAAAAACTGCCCTGTGTGGTGGAATACATCGGTTACGGTGGAGGACGGGGGATTCCTGCCCACTGGATGCACTATGCCAGTGCAGGCTACGCCCATCTGATCATGGACACCCGTGGACAGGGCAGCAGCTGGCGCACCGGAGACACCCCAGATCCTGAAGGCACCTCTCCCCACATTCCCGGTTTCATGACCCAGGGCATCGACAGGCCCGAAACCTACTATTACCGCCGTGTCTACACCGATGCTGTGCGTGCTGTGGAAGCTGCACGCAGTCACCCGCAAGTTGATCCAGAGCGCATTGCTGTGCTGGGTGGAAGCCAGGGGGGAGGCATCACCATCGCTGTGGCCGGACTGGACCCCACGGTGAATGCTGTGCTGCCCGATGTGCCTTTCCTCTGCCACTTCGAGCGTGCCGTGACCATGGTGGACAGTTACCCCTATCAGGAAATCACCAATTACCTGAAAATCCACCGCCGCAAGATCGATACGGTGTTCCACACCCTCAGTTACTTTGATGGCATGAACCTGGCGGCCCGTGCCAAGGCCCCCTCCCTGTTTTCTGTGGCCCTGATGGACTCCATTTGCCCGCCCTCCACGGTGTACGCGGCCTTCAACCATTACGCCGGTGAGAAAACCATCCAGGTGTGGCCCTTCAACCACCATGAAGGGGGAGACATGGACCAGACCATGCTGCGACTGGACTTCCTGCACAAAACCCTGCGTTGA
- the purE gene encoding 5-(carboxyamino)imidazole ribonucleotide mutase, producing the protein MSLSSQPLVGVVMGSRSDFETMEHALKVLQELNVPYEVRVLSAHRTPHLLSSYAQSARGRGLRAIIAGAGGAAHLPGMLASFTTLPVLGVPVQSKAMSGLDSLYSIVQMPGGIPVATFAIGRAGATNAGIFAASLLSSEFPEIRESLDSYRQRLTQAVLDDPYFEGHPQAPTGEGDFSVLTQGEDSP; encoded by the coding sequence ATGAGTCTTTCTTCTCAACCTTTGGTCGGTGTGGTGATGGGCAGCCGTTCCGATTTTGAAACGATGGAGCATGCTTTGAAGGTCCTCCAGGAATTGAACGTCCCGTATGAAGTGCGGGTTTTGAGTGCGCACCGCACCCCTCACCTGCTGTCTTCTTACGCGCAGAGTGCCAGAGGTCGGGGCCTCAGGGCAATCATTGCCGGGGCTGGAGGTGCCGCGCACCTGCCAGGAATGCTGGCTTCTTTCACCACCTTGCCTGTGCTGGGGGTTCCGGTGCAGTCAAAAGCCATGAGTGGGCTGGACAGCCTGTACAGCATTGTCCAGATGCCTGGTGGAATTCCTGTGGCGACCTTCGCGATTGGCCGTGCAGGGGCCACCAACGCTGGTATTTTTGCGGCAAGTCTGCTCTCCAGCGAGTTCCCTGAAATCCGTGAATCGCTGGACAGTTACCGCCAGCGTCTGACCCAGGCGGTGCTGGATGATCCTTATTTTGAAGGGCATCCTCAGGCTCCTACAGGTGAAGGGGACTTCTCTGTGCTGACCCAGGGGGAGGATTCTCCTTGA
- the mltG gene encoding endolytic transglycosylase MltG, whose amino-acid sequence MSLFLAWAMIVVFLIALVVNLYRHYTVPTGAGKYTLEVKPGTTVSSIARELQEHDIVRNADVFRLVLRQRGKSSNIQEGIYEFNGEQSIFEVAETLERGGKPRVVNVTIPEGRRVKDIIEIFVKSGISNRTALTEAFRQVNVARYAKGSLEGFLFPATYPFRPEATAEEVVKTLAARMEREFTEERIEKVKALGLDVHDWVVLASIVQAEAANTSEMPLIAGLFLNRIKIGMPLQSDPTIAYGLGKDLPELDRSAGDFQRDTPYNSYTRRELPPTPINNPGEAALLSIINNERLINGRPALYFVHGRDRKIHVNSDFQSHLRDVERYR is encoded by the coding sequence ATGAGTTTGTTCCTGGCCTGGGCCATGATTGTGGTGTTCCTGATTGCACTCGTTGTGAACCTGTACCGCCATTACACTGTGCCCACTGGGGCCGGGAAGTACACGCTGGAAGTGAAGCCCGGCACCACAGTGTCCAGCATTGCCCGTGAGTTGCAGGAGCATGACATCGTTCGCAATGCCGATGTGTTCCGTCTGGTTTTAAGGCAGCGGGGCAAGAGCAGCAACATCCAGGAAGGCATCTACGAGTTCAACGGTGAGCAGAGCATCTTTGAGGTGGCCGAGACCCTGGAACGGGGTGGAAAACCCCGCGTGGTGAATGTCACCATTCCTGAAGGCAGAAGGGTGAAGGACATCATCGAGATTTTTGTGAAGTCTGGGATCAGCAACCGCACGGCCCTCACCGAGGCATTCAGGCAGGTGAATGTGGCCCGGTACGCAAAAGGCTCACTGGAGGGGTTCCTGTTCCCGGCCACCTATCCTTTCCGCCCTGAAGCCACTGCAGAAGAGGTGGTCAAAACCCTGGCCGCCCGGATGGAACGGGAATTCACCGAGGAGCGCATCGAGAAGGTGAAGGCCCTGGGTCTGGATGTGCATGACTGGGTGGTTCTGGCAAGCATCGTGCAGGCAGAGGCGGCCAACACCAGCGAAATGCCCCTGATTGCAGGTCTGTTCCTCAACCGCATCAAGATTGGGATGCCCCTGCAGTCCGACCCAACCATTGCTTATGGTCTGGGCAAGGACCTGCCTGAACTGGACCGCAGTGCAGGAGATTTCCAGCGGGACACCCCGTACAACAGTTACACCCGCAGGGAACTTCCCCCCACCCCGATCAACAATCCCGGGGAGGCAGCCCTCCTGTCCATCATCAACAACGAGCGCCTGATCAACGGCAGGCCTGCCCTGTATTTTGTGCACGGACGGGACCGCAAGATCCATGTGAACAGTGACTTCCAGAGCCACCTGCGGGATGTGGAACGTTACCGCTGA
- a CDS encoding PadR family transcriptional regulator — protein sequence MIRYSPHMAQVLLLLTPQPERWFHGYEMAQTLSMKSGTLYPLLIRLEGEGWLESRWDDSTPRRHLYRLSDQGKMLAAGWLERHPQRVQMLKGVFT from the coding sequence ATGATCCGGTACTCACCGCACATGGCTCAGGTGCTTTTGTTGCTCACCCCTCAGCCAGAACGCTGGTTTCATGGGTATGAAATGGCCCAAACCCTTTCCATGAAATCGGGCACCCTGTATCCCCTGTTGATCCGTCTGGAAGGAGAGGGATGGTTGGAGTCCCGCTGGGATGATTCCACCCCCAGACGTCACCTGTACCGCCTCTCCGATCAGGGAAAAATGCTTGCTGCCGGGTGGCTGGAGCGTCACCCGCAGCGGGTGCAGATGTTGAAAGGAGTTTTCACATGA
- a CDS encoding thiolase family protein, whose protein sequence is MSVVLVSGARTAIGAMGGAFKDISESELAVHALKGALTRAGVQPEDLQELTLGQVISAGRSAYNARRIALESGLREDVPSYQVNQLCGSGMRAAYAAFQALKLGEHQLVTAGGAENMTQAPYILPTARYGQKLGHQTLLDTLTHTLTCGVSDLPMGITAENIAEKYRITRQEQDGWTVISHQRALEAQRSGRFAKEIVPVGTRSGLVDQDERPQETTLEAISKLRPVFKKEGTVTAANASGINDGACMMIFATEDYARAQGLPILARIHGFHSVGVPPELMGLGPSLAIPRLLQRFEKTLSDIDLIEVNEAFAAQFLGVARDLNLDLEKTNVNGGAVALGHPVGMSGARVLYTLALELQERNLQWGVGSLCIGGGQGIACLIERV, encoded by the coding sequence ATGAGTGTGGTTCTCGTCAGCGGAGCACGCACTGCCATTGGAGCGATGGGTGGGGCGTTCAAGGACATCAGCGAAAGTGAACTGGCGGTTCATGCGCTCAAAGGTGCGCTGACCCGTGCAGGGGTGCAGCCTGAAGACCTGCAGGAACTGACCCTTGGGCAGGTGATCAGTGCCGGGCGCTCTGCCTACAATGCCCGCAGAATTGCCCTCGAATCGGGCCTCCGGGAAGATGTGCCCAGTTATCAGGTGAATCAGCTCTGTGGCTCTGGGATGCGGGCAGCTTACGCAGCTTTCCAGGCCCTGAAGCTCGGGGAGCACCAGCTGGTCACGGCAGGTGGGGCAGAGAACATGACCCAGGCCCCCTACATCCTGCCCACCGCACGCTACGGGCAGAAACTCGGGCACCAGACCCTGCTGGACACCCTGACCCACACCCTCACCTGTGGGGTTTCTGATCTTCCGATGGGCATCACCGCAGAAAACATTGCGGAGAAATATAGGATCACCCGCCAGGAACAGGACGGGTGGACCGTGATCAGCCACCAGAGGGCACTGGAAGCCCAGCGTTCTGGACGGTTCGCAAAAGAGATTGTGCCTGTCGGGACCCGCTCTGGTCTGGTCGATCAGGATGAAAGGCCCCAGGAAACCACCCTGGAAGCCATCTCGAAACTGCGCCCGGTGTTCAAGAAAGAGGGCACGGTCACTGCAGCCAACGCCAGTGGCATCAACGATGGGGCCTGCATGATGATCTTTGCCACCGAGGATTACGCCAGAGCACAGGGGCTCCCCATTCTGGCCCGCATTCACGGATTCCACTCTGTGGGGGTCCCACCAGAACTGATGGGTCTTGGACCAAGCCTCGCCATTCCCAGATTGCTCCAGCGTTTCGAAAAGACCCTCTCAGACATCGATCTGATCGAGGTGAACGAGGCCTTTGCTGCCCAGTTCCTGGGTGTCGCCAGAGACCTGAACCTCGATCTGGAAAAAACCAACGTCAACGGTGGTGCAGTGGCCCTTGGGCACCCGGTGGGCATGAGTGGAGCACGGGTGCTTTACACCCTGGCCCTGGAACTTCAGGAACGCAACCTGCAATGGGGTGTGGGCAGCCTTTGTATTGGTGGAGGACAGGGCATCGCCTGTTTGATTGAGCGGGTGTGA
- a CDS encoding carbohydrate kinase family protein encodes MTDSAKNVLIALGDLTWDVLAKPDSMLLPGGDTTGVMKLMGGGSAANVAAWAARVGCPTTFVGKVGKDRFGEMAEQELSAEGVHTELIWCDSHPTGVILALIDQNGQRSMLSGVGADFYLYPSELPTQVLTSGRHLHLTAWSLFTDPPRAAALRAAALCERAGMTISLDPGSFQMISQMGRGDFIDLMHEIEFDILLPNRDEAHALSGKKDPQAMLKWFRHEFPNAMVVLKLDREGVMIDTPQGERIQVSATQDTVIDATGAGDSFGGAFLGVYLRTGDLRVAAQCAVQAAGWVISRYGARAPLDNDLRHRLEQYRQLV; translated from the coding sequence ATGACTGACTCTGCGAAAAACGTGCTGATTGCCCTCGGGGACCTGACCTGGGATGTGCTGGCGAAACCGGATTCGATGCTGCTCCCGGGTGGGGACACCACCGGTGTGATGAAACTGATGGGGGGCGGCAGTGCGGCAAATGTTGCGGCCTGGGCGGCCCGGGTGGGTTGCCCCACCACGTTTGTGGGCAAAGTGGGCAAGGACCGCTTTGGTGAAATGGCCGAGCAGGAACTTTCTGCCGAGGGGGTGCACACTGAACTGATCTGGTGTGACTCCCATCCCACCGGGGTGATTCTGGCCCTCATCGACCAGAATGGCCAGCGGTCCATGCTCTCTGGAGTGGGGGCTGACTTTTACCTGTATCCTTCTGAGCTTCCCACGCAAGTGCTGACCAGTGGCCGCCACCTGCACCTGACCGCGTGGAGCCTTTTCACCGACCCTCCCAGAGCGGCGGCCTTGCGGGCTGCAGCACTGTGTGAGCGGGCAGGCATGACCATCTCGCTGGACCCGGGCAGTTTCCAGATGATCTCGCAGATGGGCCGTGGGGATTTCATTGACCTGATGCATGAGATCGAGTTCGACATTTTATTGCCCAACCGGGATGAGGCGCACGCCCTGAGTGGCAAAAAGGACCCTCAGGCGATGCTGAAGTGGTTCCGCCATGAGTTCCCGAATGCCATGGTGGTGCTGAAACTGGACCGTGAAGGGGTGATGATCGACACGCCCCAGGGGGAACGCATTCAGGTGAGTGCCACCCAGGACACCGTGATTGATGCCACGGGTGCCGGAGACAGCTTTGGTGGGGCTTTCCTGGGGGTGTACCTGCGCACCGGGGACCTCAGGGTGGCTGCCCAGTGTGCTGTTCAGGCTGCAGGCTGGGTGATTTCCCGATACGGGGCCAGAGCCCCTCTCGACAACGACCTGCGCCACAGGCTGGAACAGTACCGGCAACTGGTGTGA
- a CDS encoding 1-acyl-sn-glycerol-3-phosphate acyltransferase gives MKALITKRLRNHTYPRWLQWLARIFWSVQGWKLHGKRPTIPKYLLVVAPHTTNQDFFYYLWLSVGYNIHPYFIAKKDIFNGLLGPIMRSLGGIAIDRAASADVVDQAAEEFRNAEEMVIAILPEGTRKKRPYWKSGFYYIALEGQVPMVMVSMNFKEKWIKLSEPYHLTGDQQRDLDVIRRFYSDAHGIKPENFSDIVFQERTGQNSGGQT, from the coding sequence ATGAAAGCACTGATCACCAAACGTCTGAGAAACCACACCTACCCCCGGTGGTTGCAATGGCTGGCCCGCATCTTCTGGAGTGTGCAGGGCTGGAAACTTCACGGCAAACGCCCCACCATCCCCAAATACCTGCTGGTGGTCGCACCGCACACCACCAACCAGGATTTCTTCTATTACCTCTGGCTGAGCGTGGGGTACAACATCCACCCTTATTTCATTGCCAAGAAGGACATCTTCAATGGACTGCTGGGGCCCATCATGCGTTCCCTTGGCGGAATTGCCATTGACCGGGCCGCCAGTGCCGATGTGGTGGATCAGGCTGCAGAGGAATTCCGCAACGCTGAGGAAATGGTCATTGCCATCCTGCCCGAGGGAACCCGCAAAAAAAGACCCTACTGGAAGAGCGGTTTCTATTACATCGCCCTGGAGGGTCAGGTCCCGATGGTGATGGTCAGCATGAACTTCAAAGAGAAGTGGATCAAGCTCAGCGAACCCTACCACCTCACTGGAGACCAGCAGCGTGATCTGGATGTAATCCGCAGGTTTTATAGTGATGCTCACGGCATCAAACCTGAAAACTTCAGTGACATCGTCTTTCAGGAACGCACAGGCCAGAATTCAGGAGGACAGACATGA
- a CDS encoding universal stress protein, which translates to MTRILVPTDFSEGAHRALKLARELMPNAEIKLLHVFNPNVRSLPYQSSLGEQANHDAIQKHFQDEVLSQFEEAQRERMELEVVVGQPVDAIIEAAQSFGADFIFMGTHARKGLNLFFLGSVAQGVMQRTHVPVMVVPHRD; encoded by the coding sequence ATGACGCGCATTCTGGTTCCCACTGATTTTTCCGAAGGTGCACACCGCGCATTGAAGCTTGCACGGGAGCTGATGCCCAACGCTGAGATCAAACTCTTGCATGTGTTCAATCCCAATGTGCGCTCTCTCCCCTACCAGTCCTCGCTGGGGGAGCAGGCCAACCATGACGCCATTCAAAAGCATTTTCAGGACGAGGTGCTGTCCCAGTTCGAGGAGGCCCAGCGAGAGAGAATGGAACTGGAGGTGGTGGTTGGTCAACCTGTGGACGCCATCATTGAGGCAGCCCAGAGCTTTGGGGCAGATTTCATTTTCATGGGGACCCATGCCCGCAAAGGCCTGAACCTGTTCTTCCTGGGGAGCGTGGCCCAGGGGGTGATGCAGCGCACCCATGTTCCTGTGATGGTGGTCCCCCATCGGGATTGA
- a CDS encoding 5-(carboxyamino)imidazole ribonucleotide synthase → MNPLPPGSTIGFLGGGQLARMLAMAATSMGYRTVFLEPDPNAPAREVSQHIQAPYTDEAALAKLAELADVVTLEFENVPDGALNFLESRVPVYPQAQAFRVSRNRILEKQTLVDAGLQVAPYRVIRSETDLEGALAEMGGKAILKTAELGYDGKGQARVSSDQEALEAFRQFRVDCVLESFVPFVREISVQIARAPSGYAGLSGIVENVHHQGILKRSIFPARVSEKVVNTAREFAVKLAEHLNLVGLLTLELFVLEDDSVLVNEIAPRVHNSGHLTMNGGGISQFEAQIRAVTDLPQWDFEPFMACSMVNILGWEKIEPEWDALTGIQGAHLHLYGKANRPGRKIGHLNIAHYDPNVVWGSTKIAEMLLFGDVSP, encoded by the coding sequence TTGAATCCACTTCCTCCCGGTTCAACCATTGGTTTTCTGGGTGGAGGGCAACTGGCCCGCATGCTGGCGATGGCTGCCACAAGCATGGGCTACCGGACGGTTTTTCTGGAGCCTGATCCGAATGCGCCTGCCCGCGAGGTCTCGCAGCACATTCAGGCCCCTTACACCGATGAGGCAGCCCTGGCAAAACTTGCAGAACTTGCAGATGTGGTGACGCTGGAATTCGAGAATGTGCCCGATGGTGCCCTGAACTTCCTGGAGTCCAGAGTGCCTGTCTACCCTCAGGCGCAGGCTTTCCGGGTGTCCAGGAACCGCATTCTGGAGAAACAGACCCTTGTTGATGCAGGTCTGCAGGTGGCCCCTTACCGGGTGATCCGTTCAGAGACGGATCTGGAAGGTGCCCTGGCTGAAATGGGAGGCAAAGCCATCCTGAAGACCGCAGAACTGGGTTATGACGGCAAAGGTCAGGCCCGGGTGTCCAGCGATCAGGAGGCTTTGGAGGCTTTCCGCCAGTTCAGGGTGGATTGTGTTCTGGAAAGCTTCGTGCCATTTGTGCGTGAGATCAGTGTGCAGATTGCCCGTGCGCCCAGTGGGTACGCAGGCCTCTCTGGCATCGTGGAGAACGTGCACCATCAGGGCATCCTGAAACGCAGCATCTTCCCGGCCAGGGTCAGCGAAAAAGTTGTGAACACTGCCCGCGAATTCGCTGTGAAACTCGCTGAGCACCTGAATCTGGTGGGCCTCCTGACCCTGGAACTGTTCGTTCTGGAAGATGACAGTGTGCTGGTGAACGAAATTGCGCCCCGTGTGCACAACTCGGGTCACCTGACCATGAACGGTGGGGGCATCAGCCAGTTTGAGGCCCAGATCCGTGCGGTCACCGACCTGCCCCAGTGGGATTTTGAGCCCTTCATGGCCTGCAGCATGGTGAACATTCTGGGCTGGGAGAAGATTGAACCAGAGTGGGACGCCCTGACCGGAATTCAGGGTGCACACCTCCACCTGTATGGCAAAGCGAACCGTCCTGGCCGCAAGATCGGGCACCTGAACATCGCCCACTATGATCCCAATGTGGTGTGGGGGTCCACCAAGATTGCAGAGATGCTGCTCTTTGGGGATGTGAGCCCTTAA
- a CDS encoding 5-formyltetrahydrofolate cyclo-ligase, producing the protein MHSMPSLGSAKHDWRKWARSTRKATPDVSEDVIQHLAQWIYDQDIQHVLTYKAFGTEISLERLPKLLPEVSFYVPKAETEPEPHMTIHRWETATQRHPLGMLQPPPGTPEEDPLVLQLVLIPGLAFDQQGYRLGYGMGHYDRFLLSLARDCRLVGVTSDALLVSKLPHEEHDVPVQWIVTEYGLTGTNSGF; encoded by the coding sequence ATGCACAGCATGCCTTCTCTGGGCTCTGCGAAACACGACTGGCGCAAATGGGCCAGAAGCACCCGCAAAGCCACCCCCGACGTTTCTGAAGACGTCATCCAGCACCTCGCACAGTGGATTTACGATCAGGACATCCAGCATGTTCTGACCTACAAGGCTTTCGGCACTGAAATCAGCCTGGAAAGGCTCCCGAAACTGCTTCCGGAAGTCTCTTTCTACGTACCCAAAGCCGAAACCGAACCTGAGCCCCACATGACCATTCACCGCTGGGAGACCGCCACACAGCGGCATCCCCTCGGCATGCTGCAACCCCCACCCGGCACCCCCGAAGAAGACCCCCTGGTCCTGCAACTGGTCCTGATTCCCGGTCTGGCTTTCGATCAACAGGGGTACCGTCTGGGCTACGGCATGGGCCACTATGACCGCTTCCTGCTCTCCCTTGCCAGGGACTGCCGTCTGGTCGGCGTGACCAGCGACGCCCTGCTGGTCAGCAAACTTCCCCACGAGGAGCATGATGTTCCGGTGCAGTGGATTGTGACGGAGTATGGGCTGACCGGGACGAACTCTGGGTTTTGA
- a CDS encoding RICIN domain-containing protein — translation MHWRSTTGSLAVVLLLAGCSQTQTGTPAAVNKAALTSCASISINENAYYRIVGRQSNRALDVKEVSTANGAAVQTWGYGGGDNQKWRFQSVGSGFYRITAKHSGKAMDVSEVSQNNGAIIHQWDYVGGQNQQWCLQPTDSGFYRILAKHSGKAVDVKDLNTADGGVVHQWDYVGGANQQWKFEQVETINQPIWSQEFNEPSGAQPSTAIWNFETGGSGWGNNELQNYTNRASNLAMNGAGQLVITARREAFGSCWYGACQYTSARITTQNKYSVLYGRIEARIKIPGGQGIWPAFWMLGANLGSVGWPNSGEIDIMEVVGSDPNTVHTTLHGPGYSGCCGIHGAYNLGQAVSNAYHVFAVDKRENDIRFFVDGVQVFRVTPSNLPAGTQWVFNQPFFMLLNVAVGGNWPGNPDASTPFPAQMLVDYIRVYP, via the coding sequence ATGCACTGGAGATCAACCACCGGAAGTCTCGCTGTTGTCCTGCTGCTGGCTGGATGCAGCCAGACCCAGACAGGCACCCCTGCTGCAGTGAACAAGGCAGCCCTGACCAGTTGCGCCAGCATCTCGATCAACGAGAATGCGTACTACCGCATTGTGGGCAGGCAATCGAACCGTGCCCTGGATGTGAAAGAAGTCAGCACTGCCAATGGTGCAGCCGTGCAAACCTGGGGCTACGGTGGGGGAGACAACCAGAAATGGCGTTTCCAGTCGGTGGGAAGTGGTTTCTACCGGATCACCGCAAAACACAGTGGCAAGGCCATGGATGTCAGTGAAGTGAGCCAGAACAACGGGGCCATCATCCACCAGTGGGATTACGTGGGTGGGCAGAACCAGCAGTGGTGCTTGCAACCCACCGACAGCGGTTTCTACCGCATCCTGGCCAAACATTCCGGTAAAGCAGTAGATGTCAAAGACCTCAACACTGCGGATGGCGGTGTGGTGCACCAGTGGGATTACGTGGGCGGAGCCAACCAGCAATGGAAGTTTGAACAGGTGGAGACCATCAACCAGCCCATCTGGAGCCAGGAATTCAATGAACCCTCAGGCGCGCAGCCTTCCACAGCCATCTGGAACTTTGAGACCGGAGGGTCAGGCTGGGGCAACAACGAACTGCAGAACTACACCAACCGGGCCTCCAACCTCGCCATGAACGGGGCAGGGCAACTGGTGATCACGGCACGCCGGGAGGCTTTCGGAAGCTGCTGGTATGGGGCCTGCCAGTACACCTCGGCGCGCATCACCACCCAGAACAAGTACTCTGTGCTGTACGGACGCATTGAGGCCCGCATCAAGATCCCCGGAGGTCAGGGCATCTGGCCTGCCTTCTGGATGCTGGGGGCCAACCTGGGCAGCGTGGGCTGGCCCAACAGCGGTGAAATTGACATCATGGAAGTGGTGGGCAGCGACCCCAACACTGTGCACACGACCCTGCACGGCCCTGGCTACTCTGGATGCTGTGGGATTCACGGGGCCTACAACCTCGGGCAGGCTGTGTCCAACGCCTACCATGTGTTCGCTGTGGACAAACGTGAAAACGACATTCGCTTCTTTGTGGATGGGGTGCAGGTCTTCCGCGTAACACCCTCCAACCTGCCTGCAGGCACCCAGTGGGTCTTCAATCAGCCTTTCTTCATGCTGCTGAATGTTGCAGTGGGAGGCAACTGGCCTGGAAATCCAGATGCCAGCACCCCTTTCCCTGCCCAGATGCTTGTGGATTACATCCGCGTCTATCCCTGA
- a CDS encoding AEC family transporter yields MATFYNVLPMILIFLVGVIIRRTGILALRDGEALLKVVFNITAPALFIASVSQLKIGPDVLMLPPLGITMFFGIYLLALPIGKLLRLPRPTLGTFLLGSSIMNVTFVLPFFVAVYGIQEAGRISFLDLGNALVVFTFGYALACRMGENQKRGNMAARILTSPPIIGIIIGLVLNLFSLHPPAPIMNTLTMVGTATLPMVMLALGMYFSPKVRNLPVTFIAVSLRMLLGFGLGLLLANLLGLTGINRMLLLLTASAPAGTNTLTFSVLEKLDTELASSIVSMSILSGLVVIPLILLVA; encoded by the coding sequence ATGGCCACTTTCTACAACGTTCTCCCCATGATCCTGATCTTCCTGGTGGGGGTGATCATCCGTCGCACCGGCATCCTGGCCCTCAGGGACGGAGAGGCCCTCCTGAAGGTGGTCTTCAACATCACCGCTCCAGCCCTCTTCATCGCCTCGGTGAGCCAGCTCAAAATTGGACCGGACGTGCTGATGCTGCCCCCACTGGGGATCACCATGTTCTTTGGGATCTACCTGCTGGCCCTGCCCATCGGCAAACTGCTGAGGCTCCCCAGACCCACACTGGGCACTTTCCTGCTGGGTTCATCCATCATGAATGTGACCTTCGTGCTGCCTTTCTTTGTTGCGGTTTATGGCATTCAGGAAGCCGGACGCATCTCTTTTCTGGACCTTGGCAACGCCCTGGTGGTCTTCACTTTCGGGTACGCCCTGGCCTGCCGGATGGGGGAGAACCAGAAGCGTGGCAACATGGCCGCCCGCATCCTGACCTCGCCCCCGATCATCGGGATCATCATCGGTCTGGTGCTGAACCTCTTCTCCCTGCACCCACCTGCCCCCATCATGAACACCCTGACCATGGTGGGCACCGCAACCCTCCCGATGGTCATGCTGGCCCTCGGCATGTACTTCAGCCCAAAGGTCCGCAACCTGCCTGTGACCTTCATTGCCGTGTCTCTCAGGATGCTCCTGGGCTTTGGTCTGGGCCTCTTGCTGGCAAACCTTCTGGGCCTCACCGGAATCAACCGGATGCTGCTCCTGCTGACCGCCAGCGCTCCTGCAGGCACCAACACCCTCACCTTCTCGGTGCTGGAGAAACTGGACACCGAACTTGCCTCCAGCATCGTGTCCATGTCCATCCTCTCCGGGTTGGTGGTGATCCCTCTGATCTTGCTGGTGGCCTGA